In Glycine soja cultivar W05 chromosome 10, ASM419377v2, whole genome shotgun sequence, the genomic stretch GTCAtccatgtatttttttagtgtatttCCATGAATGCCTTTGTTCATTCATCCATTTGTATTTATTCAAAAGTATTTAGTATTTACCATGTTGTGTGCTTTAATCAACATTTTTGAAATTcatgcatatgcaagggtaaggctgcgtacattATCCCTctcccataccttcgcatagcgaagagcctctgggcaatggggtacgaagtttttttttttatgaggtaGCAAAATTTCTACTGTGTTCCTGTTTACTTTGCAAAAATTTTGGATGGTTCCTATGGCTTCTGCACCTTTATTAGAATTAGAACACATACATGCAAGGCCTATTTGGTTAGCTTCCAAATTTGTCTtgccttcatttttttattcttgcatACTAATCAATAATGGTCTTTTGTAATGTGCACTCACAGATTCGTCCTTTATGGAGACACTACTTCCAAAACACTCAGGGGCTTATCTTTGTTGTGGATAGCAATGATCGTGACCGTGTTGTTGAGGCTAGAGATGAGCTCCACCGGATGTTGAATGAGGTAAATAGATGACACTAAGAGCAAGGTGAATCTAAAATATGTGGACAGCATCACTTTGACAGAAAGGTCTTGCTTGATTGCAAATAAACTTGCATACACtggatttgaaattttgatactTCTCGTGCTCTGTCAACTCCAGGAAGCTCTGGCTATAGTTGTACACTTTTTATTGATAATCTTCTGGCTGTAGCTTTTTTCGGTTGACTTTATGAGTGATGATAGTGACACTGTTGTATTTAAGCATTATATTTTGTGGTAGAAAATTTAGTTATCTACTTGGTTAATTTATAGGATGAGTTGAGAGATGCTGTTCTCCTGGTATTTGCCAACAAACAAGATCTTCCAAATGCTATGAATGCTGCAGAAATCACAGACAAGCTTGGTCTTCATTCTCTTCGCCAACGCCACTGGTATTCAAATGCATTTCTGTTATATCTGCCTGCTTCCACCTTCAATTAATGTGTTCTTTGATAATTGAATTTTTGTATTGAGTGTTTTTTTCTCGCTCATTGCAGGTATATCCAGAGCACATGTGCTACCTCTGGGGAAGGACTATATGAAGGACTGGAGTGGCTCTCCAACAATATAGCTAACAAGGTAGGCCTTAAAAATTCTGCATCTCTTGTGTTCGTTGCTTGAGCTGTATAACTCTGATTGATTTCTGTTGTTTACTTTTCTGGATCAGGCTTAGGGACATTTTGTGGAATGCCGCTATTTCTTGCTTATTATATTATGAGGTTGATGGGTTGCTGCTTCTCTTATATagcattataatatatatatatattttactcttttaagtcttttctttttctttatttaggtGTTTGATACTATATCATAGCAATCGTATTGAATCCTgtagaatttttaaataattaatgaattacAAACTATACATGACGCGATCATGCTTTTCAATCCTTCATGGCTGCATCAGTCAATAATCCCTAAACCTTTAAATTTAAAGCTTCCATTAATCAGATGTCCCGGTGGACGCTTTAgaaatttcacttaatatgtaGTACAGTACTTTGATTATGCGGAAACAGTAATAATTCTGTAATCAATGGTTCTGGTAGCACTgcatttttctattaaaaaaaagttgaattacTCGAGTCTATCACCGACGTTAcgttaatgttttatttttttttttttcatgtcacAAAAGCCTATGTCTGTAATTGAATCAACGGGGAATGAATATACGGTCTAAAGATGTGTATGTTTGCTGCGCTAATCAATCGTTGGTTGCATAAATTCCAATACATCTTAGGCCTGTGTGCATCTGCATGCAtggttcttcatttttcttataattcaaGTTCAGCACACCCATCAAATGCCCATCTGCACCATACCCTTTATACATAAAGTGACATTTACATCATCAAAACAACAAAggaaatataatatttgtacGAGTGCATGGAATACATATAACAGAGGATTCATGCAGTTCTCAACAGCTTTGATTCCCTAAAGTTCATCTATCTATTATATTATGACATACTAGATACTTTATCCTTTTTTCTTGGAATCTGATCCAGTAATCATGAACAAAACCAAAGCAGACATAAACCACGATTCTATATATGTACTTGTTGACAAAGTTAGCGAATTCTAAAAGAATTGATCACACGGGCACACgtaaacacaagaatttaac encodes the following:
- the LOC114372417 gene encoding ADP-ribosylation factor-like is translated as MGLSFTKLFSRLFAKKEMRILMVGLDAAGKTTILYKLKLGEIVTTIPTIGFNVETVEYKNISFTVWDVGGQDKIRPLWRHYFQNTQGLIFVVDSNDRDRVVEARDELHRMLNEDELRDAVLLVFANKQDLPNAMNAAEITDKLGLHSLRQRHWYIQSTCATSGEGLYEGLEWLSNNIANKA